The DNA sequence AGTGCGTTTGCGTGCTGTCAGATCAGGCGCAGTACCAGCATGACGCATATGTTCTCTTCCCATTTGCATTTGACatgtgtcacacacacacacacactcttactGGGGGGGTGGGGTGTAGGAAGCtcaataaaacatatttctaaCGCTTCTAGCGCATCAACAATCGCTTGCGGCTCCAGGTGTGCGCTTCCAGTCGCAACGGGCTGCGTCTTGTTCCCGCGACAGGAGCGAGAAGTACATGAAAAAGGGTGTTTTTGGCAGGCAAATCGTCTCTTCAAATACCCCCCATCCCCCTCTCACTCCTGCTAGATGCAGTACTAGAAGAGTGGCTGTCGGCAAGGCGCGCCCCAATCAGCAAAACCGAAGCTATTGGAACGCCGagtgtgtgccaaagcgagaacGCATAtcttcgctctctctttctctctctaggTTTTGGACGGCACAACGCCACTCGTGGCGCCTGACAAAaaagatagcaaaaaaaaaaaaaaaatgtggaaAAGAGCAAACCGACATCCTTCGAacgacacgcacacatgcattaACATGCGTTTTCCGCTGGACCGAGTCTATCCATCTCTTTCCATCTGCCAATATTTTTCTACTATCGCACTAATACGCAttgttgcgtacgacctcattGTGAAGTAAAAGCATATATGCGGATGTAGTGAAGTAAAACACATCAAgttaaaacacttcaagttaaaacaaaagtTCAAGTAAACGTATATCAAGCAAAACACAcctcaagcaatagcgcgcgcttcagaaacgcaacaaacataaacaggtagtcaacctttctcacggttcaaacgaggaagtaactttacgcaattcataaaccataggtacatgtcgcattaagtataaataaaacttgttatcaaaatagtcattgttacagttagctgacctatattcggccagcaactaaatagcatataagagatgaTAACCTAAATAAAGTgagcgcattcgaacacaaacctcagaatcgctcgtttcttaatagtcggaggcactctccggtcgacaaaggaaaaatatacccgactcAGTGTGAAGCACCGGTgttgggcgctgcgacggagcaacacatccgccagcagcattacGCATGTTTGTCTCCGGAGTATCAGTTTATCCAAAACTTTCGCTGTGGAAAAAGACATTTCCAGAATGTGCTGGAGTGCTGTGTAATTTCTTGTGTTCCCCTTGTGCACTTTCCTTGACTGCGTTTCAATTTTCATTGATTTGATTGTCAGTCTAAAAAGGATAAACAATACCTAAATCCTAATGACAAGGGCTGATACGAAGGAGGGGAGAATAGGAATTACACGAGATGGAAGGGTTAGAGGCTAGATTAAATGTACGAAATAGATGCATAAAAATCCAGTGATCCTAGTAATGTCAATGCTCCCATCAAGAATTTTGGAGATAAAGCGAGCGTGTGCTGCATTGCGTCGATTTCCCAAAGAATCAAGCTCTTTGTTTTGCGCcgtgttttaaaatattaaggtaagcATTTCTATAATCATAttagcaaaatattgtttagttttttttgtattaacaATATGGATTAATTcttagtttatttttatcagCTGCTTCCAACACAGACAATTCGTAGAAGAACGCAATTCAAGGACGCCAAGGACACGGCTAAACATGCGCAGCATAGTCGATGATATTCTAGGGCGGTGGGTGGAAGGTAGAAAGAGTGAGAAAGGGTAACGGAACGTATGCCAAAACGCATGTGGAAAGAGTAAGAAAACAGTTCAGCAACTAGCATGCGAAAGTGTGCATAAAgtaaacagaaaaacaaaataagtgTCACTAACTTTTTACACACTAAACACAAACTAACACCCAAGCATTTGTGCCGTGCTGAAAGTTTTTACCCTTAGCTGCTGCTAGTGTAAACACTAGCGGAAATCTTATGGGGAAGGGTTTTTTTACGCGAGCCGCCCTCGGCAATTGTTGGTTGGGACGCGCCTCAAATCGGTCAGTCCCGAGCTCGCCCGAAGCACGTACGGCGAAGCCGAACGCCACCAATCCGACCGGGCGATGACGTGCGCACGGCGTGCGGCCACAGCCAATCGGAACGCTCGGATGTTGCACAACGAAAATAGCTCGGCTGGGGCAATCGCGCGCGCGAAAAGGTTTTTACGTACCGAGGAGGGGGCCCTGGGACCTACGCTCCATGGGCCGGGCCCGTCATTACCGCTGGTGAACAGTACGTGGAAGGATCGACGCGCATCGAACACTCTCGCGCTGCCCGAGAGTGTGAACCTATTTGTGGTTTcttatttttggttttttttcattagtGGTGTTTACTGGTTCCATTGCCCTTTTACTGTGACCTCTGCATACCGTGGTGTACTcaagcgtgtgcgtgtgtgaataGTTGGAGTGAAGCAAGTCTCTCCTCCCTGCCCCCGGACCAGGTGGTCAACGAGGGAGCGCCCTATCTACAGCATCGATCAACCTCCAGACATTATCAATTTGCGCCAACGGGGCCACCTCACTTCCGGTTGAAATAGACGACACCTAGCAACTACATTACAGAGTAAGTGGATTCgcatatgtgtatgtgtgtgtgtgagagtgtttgtGACCTAAAAAACGCAACTCATGGTCGACCGATTATATGCGCTGTTACTTTCGAATGGagcgaaaaaaggaaactttaCCTCCTGCCCGCCTTTGCTAGGCGTTTCCACCCTCAACAAAGCTCTCCAGGAACTTCACAAATTCCACAAATCAACCCCGTGGATCGCACTACGCCATTTCCAGCTTCCCCCAATGACATACCCGAACAtacatgggtgtgtgtgtgtgtgcgtgtttgttcgAGAAGATTCGGAACGATTCAAGCGACACTTGCAACATTTGCTCGCAGCGGTCTCCTTCCCCAGGGAGCTTCGGGAACATTGTTCAAGGACGAATTTTCCTTTTCCATTGAGGGTGTGcgaggggagggaggggggggggggcgggcaGGGGGATTGTTCGGGGGTTGACAAAATACGCATCCTTCACCTCACCGAGGGTGGGGAGACTTCCAAAGGGAGGGCCGCACGGGTTTCGAACTGATTGACGTCAGCGCGCAGTCCAAGATGGCGCAGCTTGTTTTTGTGTACACGCGCGCGGTGTGTGGCGGTGTTTCTAGAAATTTCGGCGACCGCCATCTTCCATCTCGCTTTCCCGCTTGCAATGCCTAAAATGGGGGAATTTTGTTATGGCGAAGGGGagtggagggaggggggggggggttccgCAGCTCGGTTTTATGCTGTTTGTTAACACATTCTcctccttcccccccccctcccttcacACCCTCTTCGACAATCCAAGGGCTATCTATCCAAGGTCCCGACGGCAATTTGACATATCTTTGCTCTACGATTGcgtgtgtcgtgtgtgtgtgtgctgattGCACACCTAAATTCATTATCCCTCCCACCGCCATTCCAACCGGTTTTTAGCACCATTTAAgcatccccctcccccttatttggcactttaaaaaaaaagcgagcGTCTCTTTCGGCACGTTTTCGCCATTTTCTCACCGCGGTAGACGCGCGCCGCAAAGATCTTTCTGGAACGTTCGAACACACGCGCGCCCGCTCATCTGGGTGAGACCTTCGGAAGAGAGAAGGGAgtgggaaggggagggggggccaGGTGGCTTCACTGATATTTGTCCCcgtttatattattttttgttttccctctCTCCAATGGCGGTGGTTAGCACATTTCTGatgctctttttcttttttaactcttgttgttgttgtcgcgCCTCGGCCGTAAATTCGTGTTCGTGATCCGAAGGTTCACAACCTGTTAGACCAGTTtgggagcaaacaaaaaaaaaaaggccgaATGTCGCTGACGCAACACAGTGCGTTCTAGAACGTTTTCGTGTTGCGGGCGGCGTGTCGCACGCGCGTGGCAGTAGTTTTGgggggagcttttttttatttttaatcccCTTCTAATGGTGGATCTGATTTATGGGACCCGCCCCATTAGACCCATTAGCAGGAGAGGGAGGGCGAGTTTTTTAACCTGAGCAGAAGCAACCCCAAaacaacagaacaaaaaaataaagaagtaGAGTGGTCGCTTCCGGGCGGGATGCGGTCGCTTATCTTATCTTCGGGTTGACTGTGCGACGCGACACAAGCTCTCCTCGTAATGGTGATGCGGCTTTGCGACAAAACCTACAGCCAtcatctctccctctcgcacacatacaccagaGATATTGGAAATACCACTCAGCACAGGCAGCAGGCAGTGCACGTTTGCGATAAGCGGTGATTCCCTCGCAGTATCTACTGAAGTGTGCACCACGCCAGTTCGTCCATTTTGTCTCCGCTCGGCACCTGCAGCGTATACACCCTCCGACGCAAAACAGGTACATCTGGATGTATCTGATgcacgtttgtgtgtgtgtgtgtgtgtgttttatttgacCTGAAAGAAATCCCCTGCTGAAACACTGCACGGTACTAAACGCCACTTTCCGCcatcttgtttttttcgtttcaggTTGAGGGCTGGCAACTCTCAACTCATCTCGGGGCGTTATCTAAAGCGTTAAAATTTCAGTGGAATTAAACGGTGAATTTATCGTAAGTATTCTTAACCCTTCCCTGCTTTCCCACTCTTTCGCGAATGTTCGCTTACGCTTCGTCTTGTTCTTCGCCCCTTCCCCGCAACCAGTCACTATCCCGATGGCACAAGCAACTGAGTTCGTCAACGACTGCCGCTCATGGCGAGAAATCCTGTCGGCGAAGTCGTGCGTCGGCCGCGGTGCCGACGGCGCCCGACCAGCGCCTGGAAGAGACGATCTTCTTTTACGGAGGCCTAGTCAACCGGAGCGATCGGAATGCGTACTCGCCGCTGGACgagccactgctgctgctgcacgccgCCGCACCGCCGGACGACGAGGCGGCCGGCTGGCTGAACACCACGACCACGATGCTGTGCTCGCCGGGGGCGTCGGCCGGCGCGGTCGACGCCAGCACCGACGCGGCCTGGTGGTCGCCGGGAAAGGGCCGGATGGACGTGGGGCGCACCAGCGCTACAACAGGTGAACGGTCGCCGGGCGACGGGCCACGGACGGCAGCACCCGGCTGccggattgagtttgacaaaGTAACCAGCGCGAGCTTCAGTGGTGCTGAGGCGAGCATAACTGTACACGACGTATGTAATAagagcggcggcagcggcagcagcaacggcggcagcggccgccACCACGACAGTAgcggcggctgcggcggccAGTTTTCTAGCGGAGCACGGAGCCATGTGGCCCCGGGCAGCTGCAGCGGTGGTGGGACCGCTGCAGCCGCCACTCCCGCCGGTGCGCCCGCAGCAGTGCGGCAGCACCAGCCCACCAGCATCATCTCCCCCAAGAAACCGTGCGACTACAGTAGCATCATTAGCGTTAGAAGCAGTAGCAGTAATAGCAATAgaggaggcggcggcggcggcgcccGCCCGTACGGGCCACCGTCGTACGGTGGCGGTCCGGGGTCCAccacccccaccaccaccaacaccgccgCCCTATCCACAGCCCTgtcaccaccaacaccaccaccatcactacTACTACCGGACATCGACTGGACGAACGAGACGTGCCTGGGCGGTGCCGGGACCGATCACGACTTTACCAACACGATCGTCGACGGACCGGCCGGCCACCATCTCTGGTTGCGTTCGCCgaccgccagcagcagcagcagcaacatcaccgACACCGAGCTCGAGCGCAGCCTGGACGAGTACCAGCATGTCCGGGGCATGGGGCCGGCCCGCACCGCGCTCGAGACGAGCATCGACTGCGCGAACCTGCTCGACGAGCTGCAGGTCGAGCTGGCGCAGCCGGCCCTCGCCCTCAGCTCGCCCGTGTCGCTGCACGAGGAGATCGAGCAGCTGTCGAGCGCGTTCGACTGCGACGCCTCCAACCATCTGGTGTCGACGGTCACGGCCGAgccggcggccgccgccgccctcCCATTTCTCGGGCTGGCCGCCGACGACACCGAACCGATCTCGCTCAACATCCTCAAGTGGCTGCAGGAGGACATCTCGACCGGGCTGCTGCCCGAGCAGCAACCGCCGCCCCAACCATCGCCCGCCCAGGACCTGTTCGAGCAGAGCCTCGACCAAATACACAACATCACCGGGCTTGCCCGGCTCGGCAACaaggcggcggtggcggcgagTCGACGTATCGGTGCTACCAacgctactactgctgctgtaacgaacacgacgacgaccacaacgacgacgacgcacaGTGCGGATCCGCAGCGCGACCACAACTACTTCGCCATGAAGCGACGCCTCCagcaggaggaagaggaggaggtggagccgcaggaggaggaggaggagcgggAGGAGATTAGAAGCAGCaagaccagcagcagcaaggtgcCCCGGCTCGCCAGCGACGAAGGTCGCTGGGCGGCGGCCGGCGAGAGCACGATCTTCTCGGCGCCACCCGCCACCAATACAACCTGCAAACagcttcaacaacaacaacaacaacaacaacaacaacagacgGCGAACGCAATGGGCAGGAAGCTGTCCTCCCTTGCCAGCCGCAAGGCGGCCACACTCGCCATCAACGTGAGCCCGAAGCTGAGCGAAGCGGCCCCGGCACACTCCACCATCAATGGGCAGGCGCTGGCAGCACTGCtgcagacgacgacgacgacgacgactacgacgacgacgcccAGTACCTACGAGCCGTCGCTACGCGTGCCGCCGCTAGCAGCGGCCGCCACACTCAACACGCCCGACCTCACCAACGACATACTGGATTTGGAGGATGAAAAGTTTGATCTGCTGTCGTTCATCGACACCAATGACGTAAGTGTCGTAgtgtagtggtggtagtaataatagtagtagaagtagcaACGTGCCAGTGTGTCTTacattcgctctctctctctctctctctctctctctctctctctctctctctctcttttttcttctcaaaaacaaaaaaaaaacaggaatcgTTAGAATTTAACCCCTACCACGCGACCGTCGAGGAGAAGCCGACGCTAGAGCTGCTGGCGTCGCCGGCCGCCATTACGCCGGCGGGAAGGACGCGCACCATTCTCGCGCCCAAGCAGCCATCGCAGAAGAAGCAGGGAGGCAGCGATGCCGAGCGGCAGATCTGCCAGCTGCTGACGCTGGACAGCCTGCGGCAGCTGACGAGCGCCGCCGAGGATGTGGCGAACCGTGCGGCCGCCGGCGGGACCAGCGCGTCCCCGACCGGCGGCAGCAGCCAACACCACAGCGGCAGCATCGGGCGGCGTACCAATGCGAGCAGCAGCGCGTGCAGCATCGGTTCCCGCTCGTCCGCGTCGTCCGTGTGCGGCGACTCGGGCTCGGACGTCTCCTccagcaccaccaacaccaccaccaagacGCCGAAGCGGCGGGGCCGCCCGCCCAAGCAGGCCGGCACCGTGCGGGACCGGTCGCAGTACCAGCATCTGAGCGAGGCCGACTGGCGCTACCGGGAGCAGCGGGACAAGAACAACGAGGCGTCCCGGAAGTCGCGCATCAACCGGAAGGACCGCGAGCTGAAGCTGGAGCTGGAGGCGGACCGGCTGAGCGCCCAGCACCAGAAGCTGTCGTACGAGGAGCGCCGCCTGCAGCAGGACTGCCAGCGGTGGCGCAAGGCGGTCATGAAGCTGGCCCTGCTGTAAACCCGTTGGCTGTTGGTTGTTGCTGTGAGGTTAGGTCGCGAGGGAGAGGGGGGAAAAACATGTCcgttcggggttttttttgctccctgcttttatatatatatatatacatattgtTTAGTACTAATCTTAAGGCCACTAACATATATAGGCCACCTACCGTTATCAACGCGGCGCCATTTTGCTGCGAGCACGTGGTTGTTTCGTGCGCCATTGTTTCTCTTGCGGGGCGTGTGAGATAACCACCGACAACAAGTGGGCGATAATCGATTTTCAGTACGTCAgtacttcgtttttttttctctcttctcaaTTGCGCCCACGCACAATCCTAACCTCCCCAATGTTTCCCAAGCCCCGCAGTGAGCGTGGTTTTAACCTAAAATGGCGGCGACGCGCAGTGCCGTTTATCTCGTTTTTGTCCCAGTTGCTCTGTTTTCTGTCGAATAACGCACGAATACACGTTTCGGTACGGCAGTTTTGTTGGTAGGAATATTCTCTTGTTGTTTTCTTATTGTGGGacttgtattttgtttttttgtttttcatttctacTACTATGCCCCACGTCTGTTTGGTGGGTTAGTTGTACCCGGTGGTGGTTTTAACACTATGTACTCTGCACAGATTTTAAAGTAAAGAACGTTTTACGTCCTGTAATCAACTAACCGTAGTAATTAGATGTTTaaaagagacagagaaaaaaaaacacatataagATGATAATTGCTTGTGACGGCCGCGGGAGCCTCCAACGGGCTCGTTTGCATCGTTGTGCATTGCTATTTTAAAAATCTTCTTGTATCAATAAAGGCAGGCttgccaccaaaaaaaaagcacatcccacttgttttgttattttttattccgCTGTTCGTATATCACCACTGCACACGTGTCGATCTTTCGAGGCAACCGTCTCGGAGGgataaggaaaaaaacaacacttcaAGGTTTTCTATCTCTCCgaaccccaaaaaaaaaaaaacctccgtGCGTGTCAGAAAATGTTAACCTCGAGCCGGGTAAAGCCCTTGGTAAAGGGCCGCCCTACGGGGGGATGGAGGCAAAGACaacccttcccccccccccacccaaaAAACCGCAGACAACAACCGCCCTTGAACCTGCGCTCTGCGGACGTGGTGCGTGACAAACAACATCTTCTCGTTCTCTATTGCGTATTGCGCGGCTCGAAAAGGGCAGCTGAAGGTCGTGACCAAAACAAACGCctaaagaaaaaacctctacgCCATAACATATGACGGTGGCTCACCGTCAAAGTAGTGGGGATGTATGGTTTTTATTCTCCAATGTTCGTTTGAGGCAATCGCAGGGAAGTTAAAGGTTTGATGtgtgaatttttaatttgatacaTGAATATTTAAACCCAACCTTTGTCTACCACGTGCGCTCTTCTGGAAGGGTTTCATCCAAACATGTTTGGACTGATGATAAATTAGACGCAGAAGAAGTACTGCCGTCCCTACCGTCTCTCGCCCACTGCTTTTCATTCTGATAGTGTTGTTGACTCTGCTATCTTGGAAGGGACAACCGTACCTACAATGTCTTTGGAACGCGGAAGTGAATTGTTGAGGTAATTAGTACCTTTTA is a window from the Anopheles merus strain MAF chromosome X, AmerM5.1, whole genome shotgun sequence genome containing:
- the LOC121589410 gene encoding mucin-19-like; this encodes MLCSPGASAGAVDASTDAAWWSPGKGRMDVGRTSATTGERSPGDGPRTAAPGCRIEFDKVTSASFSGAEASITVHDVCNKSGGSGSSNGGSGRHHDSSGGCGGQFSSGARSHVAPGSCSGGGTAAAATPAGAPAAVRQHQPTSIISPKKPCDYSSIISVRSSSSNSNRGGGGGGARPYGPPSYGGGPGSTTPTTTNTAALSTALSPPTPPPSLLLPDIDWTNETCLGGAGTDHDFTNTIVDGPAGHHLWLRSPTASSSSSNITDTELERSLDEYQHVRGMGPARTALETSIDCANLLDELQVELAQPALALSSPVSLHEEIEQLSSAFDCDASNHLVSTVTAEPAAAAALPFLGLAADDTEPISLNILKWLQEDISTGLLPEQQPPPQPSPAQDLFEQSLDQIHNITGLARLGNKAAVAASRRIGATNATTAAVTNTTTTTTTTTHSADPQRDHNYFAMKRRLQQEEEEEVEPQEEEEEREEIRSSKTSSSKVPRLASDEGRWAAAGESTIFSAPPATNTTCKQLQQQQQQQQQQQTANAMGRKLSSLASRKAATLAINVSPKLSEAAPAHSTINGQALAALLQTTTTTTTTTTTPSTYEPSLRVPPLAAAATLNTPDLTNDILDLEDEKFDLLSFIDTNDESLEFNPYHATVEEKPTLELLASPAAITPAGRTRTILAPKQPSQKKQGGSDAERQICQLLTLDSLRQLTSAAEDVANRAAAGGTSASPTGGSSQHHSGSIGRRTNASSSACSIGSRSSASSVCGDSGSDVSSSTTNTTTKTPKRRGRPPKQAGTVRDRSQYQHLSEADWRYREQRDKNNEASRKSRINRKDRELKLELEADRLSAQHQKLSYEERRLQQDCQRWRKAVMKLALL